One genomic window of Candidatus Pseudobacter hemicellulosilyticus includes the following:
- a CDS encoding DUF4974 domain-containing protein, with product MITTDRIWELMARKLAAEASSAEMQELDQLLRVHPDLHVPVQTITDLWRYRAENSDVTVLEEAYNHHLNRMQEMGIAFVGPSGENSAPPAFLIEREYPSRRQRLMIWLAAACLLLIAGGLVFWLASQPGSPAEPLADKAFVNEIATRNGSRTSVHLPDGTQVWLNAGSKLTYDKQFGSGKREVTLTGEAFFDVARNPSIPFIIHTARIDVKVLGTRFNLKSYPGEQTSEAALVNGSIEVSIRERSAQRIILQANEKIVVGTNDSLQDGQQTKLSISQQEAPPPIMVVSKLNYAVTDSSLLETSWLQNKLAFKDESFRDVAAKMERWYNVKIRFADRSLETLRFTGTFETETIGQALQALQITGEFRYRFVDNKTVMISK from the coding sequence ATGATCACAACAGACCGCATCTGGGAACTCATGGCGCGAAAGCTTGCAGCAGAAGCCTCCTCCGCAGAAATGCAGGAGCTGGATCAGTTGCTGCGCGTACATCCCGATCTTCATGTGCCGGTCCAGACCATCACTGATCTCTGGCGTTACCGGGCTGAAAATTCAGATGTGACTGTACTGGAAGAGGCCTACAACCATCACCTGAACCGCATGCAGGAGATGGGTATTGCATTTGTAGGACCCTCCGGAGAAAATTCCGCACCCCCTGCCTTCCTGATAGAAAGGGAATACCCCAGCCGCCGCCAGCGACTCATGATCTGGCTGGCCGCCGCCTGCCTGCTGCTGATAGCCGGTGGACTCGTATTCTGGCTGGCCAGCCAACCAGGCAGCCCTGCTGAACCCTTAGCCGATAAAGCATTTGTCAATGAAATTGCTACCCGTAACGGGTCCAGGACCTCGGTTCATCTGCCGGATGGCACCCAGGTCTGGCTCAATGCAGGTAGTAAGCTCACCTACGATAAACAATTTGGTTCAGGTAAGCGGGAAGTGACACTGACCGGTGAAGCCTTTTTTGATGTGGCCCGCAATCCTTCTATACCATTTATAATACATACCGCCAGGATAGATGTGAAAGTGCTGGGCACCCGGTTCAACCTGAAGTCCTATCCCGGGGAGCAGACCTCTGAAGCAGCCCTCGTGAATGGCAGTATTGAGGTATCCATCAGGGAAAGATCCGCACAGCGGATCATCCTCCAGGCCAATGAGAAAATTGTGGTGGGAACAAATGACAGCCTGCAGGATGGACAGCAGACGAAGCTGTCCATCAGCCAGCAGGAAGCACCCCCGCCTATTATGGTGGTCAGTAAACTGAACTATGCGGTAACGGACAGCAGCCTGCTGGAAACCTCCTGGCTGCAGAACAAACTGGCCTTTAAAGATGAATCCTTCCGGGATGTGGCGGCTAAAATGGAGCGCTGGTATAATGTGAAGATCCGGTTTGCGGACAGGAGCCTGGAAACCCTGCGCTTTACCGGCACTTTTGAAACGGAAACCATTGGGCAGGCCCTACAGGCTTTGCAGATCACCGGGGAGTTCCGGTACAGGTTCGTGGACAACAAGACCGTTATGATCTCGAAATAA
- a CDS encoding SusC/RagA family TonB-linked outer membrane protein: protein MKLTAAILLITCLHVSAGVHSQSRITLNMESTDLKSVLAAIEKKTSYRFLYNQSLLSDDLRVNVRAADEEVLSVLDRLLLNTSLSYQLLQNNLIVLKKAGSGTWISSEPEKGPITGRVLDSLGNPVAGASVRVKGNTGGTSTDDQGRFSMTVPDDAVLVISSVGFETQEVSVAGKTTIDVTLRTVESQLEQVVVIGYGTSSRKDLTGAVGVVNPEELNKRMTASPMQALQGNAPGVQVVTNGAPGGSPTVRIRGVGSLINTAPLYVVDGMFMDNIDFLNTNDIGEMTVLKDASAAAIYGVRAANGVVIINTRKGKYNQKTRVTYNGYFGVQQPTGNFDLANGSEYAAMQLAKRTNADSLRVTTSVAKFGGSGLNPSTNTDWYDELMKSSALMHNHSIDLAGGSNKVSYTVGVNYLFQDGVTEAENNYKRYNIRLQMEAKPYEWLKLGLNTHLSNWNQRNPNRESFALAYFASPLYPVMDPSNSLAYPVKYTSSTSLGYNNGIFNNPIASANYWYDKSKTFQILPTIYAEAEIIKSKLTFRTQLSQRYASGLNQNYMPQYYVDNTQQKAQSTLTTTEDRVENYILDNLLTYKDGIKDHRWTVLLGQSVREERYRSTQVITDGVPDQQEFWYADQGTRRIDGYNETGARNGSASFFGRINYDYAGRYLLAFTFRADGSSKYQDKWGYFPSVGLGWVISEESFMQNQNLFSNLKLRGSWGKLGNDGINPNTGYAIINTGNGYSGIFGSTGSTNGTYINGYRIEGIFGNIGWEEVTEWNGGVDFTMLGNKLSGSLDYFHRQTDQLVFERGVPFTGTRQIGNWGTVNNSGFEIVLNWRDKIGNWGYQIGGNLSTLKNEVVDLYGLNNMPTGVPEFPTRLQVGQPFNFFYGYEVEGIYQNQAEIAADPIAVANGVQPGYFKYKDQNGDKLLNDQDRVNIGSYLPKMYYGFNINLDYKNFDFGVFFQGTGGNKILNNNRTFRQKFPDINGDKELITNLWTGEGSTNKYPSAYALTQSWNNNASSFYVENGSYLRLQNVQLGYNFKVGKENPASFRVYATADRPLIWTRYSGVTPEVAAPSQLPKDRSGIPSTTPANFISATGYDQNVYPTTAVYTIGVRITY, encoded by the coding sequence ATGAAATTGACGGCCGCCATATTATTGATCACCTGTCTTCATGTTTCGGCCGGTGTTCACTCCCAGTCCAGGATCACACTGAATATGGAGTCCACGGACCTCAAATCAGTACTGGCTGCCATTGAAAAAAAGACCAGCTACCGTTTCCTCTACAATCAAAGCCTGTTATCAGACGACCTGAGGGTCAATGTACGGGCTGCAGATGAGGAAGTCCTCTCGGTCCTGGACCGTCTCCTGCTCAATACATCCCTTTCTTACCAGTTATTACAGAATAACCTGATCGTGCTGAAAAAAGCCGGCAGCGGTACATGGATCAGCTCCGAACCGGAAAAAGGACCCATCACCGGCCGGGTGCTGGATTCACTGGGCAATCCTGTCGCCGGCGCCTCCGTACGGGTGAAAGGGAATACCGGTGGTACTTCTACCGATGATCAGGGCCGCTTTTCCATGACTGTTCCTGATGATGCCGTCCTGGTCATTTCTTCTGTAGGTTTTGAAACTCAGGAAGTAAGCGTGGCCGGCAAAACCACTATTGACGTGACCCTTCGCACTGTTGAATCACAGCTGGAGCAGGTAGTGGTGATCGGTTATGGTACTTCCAGCCGCAAGGACCTGACCGGCGCTGTAGGCGTGGTCAATCCCGAGGAGCTGAACAAACGGATGACCGCCAGCCCCATGCAGGCCCTCCAGGGTAATGCCCCCGGTGTGCAGGTGGTGACCAATGGCGCACCCGGCGGATCGCCCACCGTGCGTATCCGTGGTGTTGGATCACTGATCAATACCGCTCCTTTATATGTGGTGGACGGTATGTTCATGGATAATATCGACTTTCTCAATACCAATGATATTGGTGAGATGACCGTGCTGAAAGACGCGTCCGCTGCCGCCATCTATGGGGTACGTGCTGCCAATGGCGTTGTGATCATCAACACCAGGAAAGGGAAATACAATCAGAAAACACGGGTAACCTATAACGGATACTTTGGTGTACAGCAACCCACCGGTAATTTTGACCTGGCCAATGGCTCAGAATATGCCGCCATGCAGCTGGCCAAAAGGACAAATGCAGATTCGCTGCGCGTAACTACCTCTGTGGCCAAATTCGGAGGCAGCGGCCTCAATCCGTCCACCAACACAGACTGGTACGATGAACTGATGAAATCCTCTGCACTGATGCATAACCATAGTATTGACCTGGCCGGCGGTAGCAATAAAGTGAGTTACACGGTTGGTGTGAACTACCTGTTCCAGGATGGTGTTACGGAAGCAGAGAACAACTATAAGCGGTATAATATCCGCCTGCAAATGGAAGCCAAGCCTTACGAATGGCTGAAACTGGGCCTGAACACACACCTGAGCAACTGGAACCAGAGAAATCCCAACAGGGAATCCTTTGCACTGGCCTATTTTGCTTCTCCATTATATCCTGTAATGGATCCCAGTAATTCACTGGCTTACCCGGTGAAGTATACTTCCTCCACTTCCCTGGGATATAATAATGGCATCTTCAACAACCCCATAGCATCGGCTAATTACTGGTACGATAAGTCCAAAACATTTCAGATCCTGCCTACCATTTATGCAGAAGCAGAGATCATCAAAAGCAAGCTGACCTTCCGCACACAGCTCAGTCAGCGCTATGCTTCCGGGCTGAACCAGAATTACATGCCGCAATATTATGTGGACAATACCCAGCAGAAGGCTCAATCTACCCTGACCACTACAGAAGACAGGGTAGAGAATTATATCCTGGATAACCTGCTTACCTATAAAGATGGTATCAAGGATCATCGCTGGACAGTATTGCTGGGCCAGTCGGTCCGTGAAGAAAGATACAGGTCTACCCAGGTGATCACAGACGGGGTACCTGATCAGCAGGAGTTCTGGTATGCCGACCAGGGCACACGCCGGATAGATGGGTATAACGAAACCGGCGCCCGCAACGGGTCCGCTTCTTTCTTTGGCAGGATCAACTATGACTATGCCGGTAGATACCTGCTGGCCTTTACTTTCCGGGCAGATGGTTCTTCCAAATACCAGGACAAATGGGGCTATTTTCCCTCTGTGGGCCTGGGCTGGGTGATCTCTGAGGAAAGCTTTATGCAGAACCAGAACCTGTTCTCCAACCTGAAACTGCGCGGCTCCTGGGGTAAACTGGGTAATGACGGGATCAATCCCAATACCGGTTATGCCATTATCAATACAGGGAATGGCTATTCAGGCATCTTCGGCAGTACCGGCAGCACCAATGGTACTTATATCAACGGCTATCGCATTGAAGGTATTTTCGGAAATATCGGCTGGGAAGAAGTTACGGAATGGAACGGTGGTGTTGACTTTACCATGCTGGGCAATAAGCTGAGCGGTTCACTGGACTATTTCCACCGGCAGACAGATCAGCTGGTATTTGAAAGAGGAGTGCCTTTCACCGGCACCAGGCAGATCGGTAACTGGGGAACAGTGAACAACAGTGGTTTTGAAATAGTACTGAACTGGAGGGATAAAATTGGGAACTGGGGCTACCAGATTGGTGGTAACCTGAGCACCCTGAAGAATGAGGTTGTTGACCTCTATGGCCTGAACAATATGCCTACAGGTGTGCCTGAGTTCCCTACCCGCCTGCAGGTAGGACAACCTTTCAATTTCTTTTATGGATATGAAGTAGAAGGTATCTACCAGAACCAGGCCGAGATTGCTGCTGATCCTATTGCCGTAGCCAATGGCGTTCAGCCCGGGTACTTTAAATACAAAGACCAGAATGGCGATAAGCTGCTGAACGACCAGGACCGCGTGAACATTGGCAGTTACCTGCCCAAAATGTATTACGGATTCAATATTAATCTTGACTATAAGAACTTCGATTTTGGTGTTTTCTTCCAGGGTACCGGTGGCAACAAGATCCTGAACAATAACCGGACCTTCCGCCAGAAATTCCCGGACATCAACGGGGATAAGGAGCTGATCACAAATCTCTGGACAGGCGAAGGATCTACCAACAAATATCCTTCTGCCTATGCATTGACGCAGTCCTGGAACAACAACGCCAGCTCTTTCTACGTAGAGAATGGCTCTTACCTGCGTTTGCAGAATGTGCAGCTGGGATACAATTTTAAAGTAGGAAAGGAAAACCCGGCCTCCTTCAGGGTGTATGCAACGGCTGACCGTCCACTGATCTGGACAAGGTACAGTGGCGTTACGCCTGAAGTGGCAGCGCCCTCACAACTCCCTAAGGACCGTTCCGGTATTCCCTCCACTACACCTGCCAACTTTATTTCAGCAACCGGGTATGATCAGAATGTATACCCCACCACAGCTGTGTATACGATCGGTGTAAGAATTACTTATTAA
- a CDS encoding RagB/SusD family nutrient uptake outer membrane protein, whose amino-acid sequence MKKRNYYILLALALIGATGCQKFLDRDLEDQQRGTVIDYTALDNMYLPVSGIYRAAGSENPGFTHWVDLGLRTVRGDDVAKGSSPNDQGTLTDVKTFKNDNPGVVSFWALNNYWNDHFGLVLYCNDALIDLDRYAANIPAGDNVNMARYNSYKGEVRFIRAWAHMLASRIFGDIPVVIDNTTLATVAKRPAADLRKWIIAEMDTCAPWMEDARPNAASHVGAVTRYSALLLKAKAAADIAGNDNGSPYWDTVLNCTNQIISSNKFNLYADYYQLFKIPGKLSNEALYELQFTDFGTSSGTDVKPGAFFDFQGPNGNQQGSPVAGWGFLEPTQALLTFYNDRDDSVRRKTTILFAGADGNSFVTTPSGDKIYGNPNGQTRFMGKAYTPANQMTPDRTSYGSNNNVRVLRYADVLLLNAEASVRKGQSGDASFNLVRQRAKLNPISGVTLQQVLDERKAEFSCEWWGERYNDILRTGQAVTVLGPNGFAAGKEFLPVPLTQKDLNPNL is encoded by the coding sequence ATGAAAAAGCGCAACTATTATATATTACTGGCCCTGGCGCTCATCGGCGCTACCGGTTGCCAGAAGTTCCTGGACCGCGATCTGGAAGACCAGCAAAGAGGAACTGTTATCGATTACACCGCACTGGATAATATGTACCTGCCGGTATCCGGTATTTACAGGGCCGCCGGCAGCGAAAATCCAGGCTTTACCCACTGGGTAGACCTGGGCCTGCGGACTGTAAGAGGGGATGATGTGGCCAAAGGCTCCTCTCCTAACGACCAGGGCACACTGACCGATGTCAAGACTTTTAAAAATGACAATCCCGGCGTAGTGTCTTTCTGGGCGCTCAACAACTACTGGAATGATCATTTCGGCCTGGTCCTCTATTGCAATGACGCCCTGATAGACCTGGACAGGTATGCTGCCAATATCCCTGCAGGGGACAATGTCAATATGGCCCGCTATAATTCCTATAAAGGCGAGGTCCGCTTTATCCGTGCCTGGGCGCATATGCTGGCGTCCCGGATCTTTGGTGATATACCTGTTGTTATTGATAATACTACCCTCGCTACCGTAGCTAAAAGACCTGCAGCCGATCTGCGGAAATGGATCATTGCAGAAATGGATACCTGCGCTCCCTGGATGGAAGATGCCCGGCCCAACGCCGCCAGCCATGTGGGCGCTGTAACCAGGTATTCCGCCCTGTTGCTGAAAGCGAAGGCTGCTGCGGATATTGCCGGTAATGACAATGGCAGCCCTTATTGGGATACTGTGCTGAACTGTACCAACCAGATCATCAGCAGCAATAAGTTCAACCTGTATGCTGATTATTACCAGCTGTTCAAGATCCCCGGAAAACTCAGCAATGAAGCCCTGTATGAATTGCAGTTCACTGACTTTGGCACCTCTTCCGGTACAGATGTTAAGCCCGGCGCTTTCTTCGATTTCCAGGGGCCTAACGGCAACCAGCAGGGTAGCCCTGTGGCCGGCTGGGGATTCCTGGAGCCTACGCAGGCCCTGCTGACCTTCTATAATGATCGCGATGATTCTGTACGCCGGAAAACAACCATCCTGTTTGCCGGCGCCGATGGGAATAGTTTTGTAACCACCCCCAGCGGCGACAAGATCTACGGCAATCCCAACGGGCAGACCCGCTTCATGGGTAAAGCCTATACACCCGCCAACCAGATGACGCCAGACCGGACCTCCTATGGCTCCAACAACAATGTACGCGTACTGCGGTATGCAGACGTGCTGCTGCTGAATGCAGAAGCCAGCGTACGGAAAGGACAAAGCGGTGATGCTTCCTTTAACCTGGTTCGCCAGCGGGCCAAGCTCAACCCCATCAGCGGCGTTACCCTGCAGCAGGTATTGGATGAACGCAAGGCAGAATTCTCCTGCGAATGGTGGGGGGAAAGGTACAATGATATCCTGCGCACCGGCCAGGCTGTCACCGTACTGGGACCTAATGGCTTTGCCGCCGGCAAAGAATTTTTACCGGTCCCGCTCACTCAGAAAGACCTGAATCCAAACCTGTGA